One window of the candidate division KSB1 bacterium genome contains the following:
- a CDS encoding IgA Peptidase M64, protein MARRWSLTVALVLAAVIGRAGTGPEFSRYFLPKTLRVDLYHTGMRGQEVFALDQLVEQPLWAGSRTNLVDTLNLGKYLVKLFDLSTNQLIYSRGFCSIFGEWETTDEARSGIARTFHESVLVPFPRRPVQLVIAKRVEDPRAQNAFRDLFWLELDLSRTSVRAEPARYPFAVRRILGDGNPERKVDVLILGDGYTASEMSKFRKDVGRFVGELFRMSPFKEHRSDFNVWTIEVVSEDSGIDEPDRGVWRRNALGCSYNTFGTPRYVLTLENKVVRDIAAMAPYDQLYLIVNSERYGGGGIFNLYSVCYSGTERPAEKWWADYVFVHEFGHAFAGLGDEYYSSSVSYVDFYPRGVEPWEPNLTALLQPSSLKWKDLVDPNVPLPTPWEKARYDSLAALRASLVARGVPSDSLVRLESEMTQLLRNQTYWGKVGAYEGAGYTSTGLYRPYLDCRMFSKSLTDFCPVCQRAIERVIRFLTE, encoded by the coding sequence ATGGCTCGTAGGTGGAGCCTAACGGTGGCTCTCGTTCTGGCCGCGGTGATCGGACGTGCGGGAACGGGACCGGAGTTTTCTCGCTATTTCCTACCCAAGACGCTCCGCGTGGACCTGTACCACACGGGAATGCGGGGCCAGGAGGTCTTTGCCCTTGATCAGCTGGTGGAACAACCCCTGTGGGCAGGGAGCCGTACCAACCTGGTGGACACCTTGAACCTGGGCAAGTACCTGGTGAAGCTCTTCGATCTTTCGACCAACCAGCTGATTTACAGCCGGGGTTTCTGCAGCATCTTTGGGGAATGGGAGACTACGGACGAGGCCCGGTCGGGAATCGCCCGGACTTTCCACGAATCGGTTCTCGTTCCCTTCCCCCGACGCCCCGTCCAGCTGGTCATCGCCAAGCGGGTGGAAGATCCGCGCGCCCAGAATGCCTTCCGGGACCTCTTCTGGCTGGAGCTGGATCTTTCCCGGACCAGCGTTCGGGCGGAGCCAGCCCGGTACCCGTTTGCAGTGCGCAGGATCCTGGGCGATGGGAATCCGGAGCGAAAGGTCGATGTTCTGATCCTCGGGGACGGCTATACGGCCTCCGAGATGAGCAAGTTTCGCAAAGATGTGGGACGATTTGTGGGCGAGCTCTTTCGGATGAGCCCCTTCAAAGAGCATCGTTCTGACTTTAACGTATGGACGATCGAGGTCGTCTCGGAGGACAGCGGAATCGATGAGCCGGACCGAGGAGTCTGGCGCCGCAATGCGCTGGGCTGTAGCTACAACACCTTCGGCACTCCGCGATACGTCCTCACGCTCGAAAACAAGGTCGTCCGGGACATCGCGGCCATGGCCCCCTACGATCAGCTCTACCTTATCGTCAACTCCGAGCGCTACGGCGGCGGAGGTATCTTCAATCTCTACTCGGTGTGTTACTCCGGGACGGAGAGGCCGGCGGAAAAATGGTGGGCCGACTACGTGTTCGTGCACGAGTTCGGTCACGCGTTTGCCGGGCTCGGCGATGAGTACTACAGCTCCAGCGTGTCCTACGTCGATTTCTACCCGAGGGGTGTGGAGCCCTGGGAGCCCAATCTGACCGCCCTTCTTCAGCCGAGCTCTCTGAAATGGAAGGACCTTGTGGATCCCAACGTCCCTCTTCCCACCCCGTGGGAGAAGGCCCGGTACGACAGCCTGGCTGCCCTTCGTGCGTCCCTCGTCGCGCGAGGGGTGCCCTCCGATAGCCTGGTTCGATTAGAGTCGGAAATGACGCAGCTTCTTCGCAACCAGACCTACTGGGGCAAGGTGGGCGCGTACGAGGGCGCAGGGTACACCTCCACGGGACTTTACCGCCCCTACCTCGACTGCCGGATGTTCTCCAAGAGCCTGACGGACTTCTGCCCCGTTTGTCAACGGGCGATTGAACGGGTGATTCGGTTTCTCACCGAGTGA